A stretch of the Acyrthosiphon pisum isolate AL4f chromosome A2, pea_aphid_22Mar2018_4r6ur, whole genome shotgun sequence genome encodes the following:
- the LOC100169340 gene encoding uncharacterized protein LOC100169340: protein MDKASMSALCACFMMLTMASATSLQDCEADMTGFELVTGYVFTAPDDLLDSIPGTLMLTDCLEACQTNDTCESVNYETGLCVMFSSNADAYPGALSKSQFPVFTIYAQKTCLGIKPCERAWCFDRVQGYKLKGFGKKKLAATSRQDCLELCLGEREFSCRSANYNNGTAECDMSDMDRLTVAGQGAFEPAAGIDYLENNCVDEPVKLCEFKKFPGRILKTVDSVYQDVGSLEDCRELCLNSPYRCHSYDYGDTGELVCRLSHHSRATLADIQDPYLEVPEASTYELNSCYNISIECRSGDMVARIKTSKLFNGKIYAKGNPNSCVQDVRGSLDFELEMAYDDVECNVKQQGLGRYMNDVIIQHHDTIITSSDLGVAITCQYDLTNKTVSNEVDLGIQGDLKPAMTEEVIVDSPNVAMKITDRQGADVKPSAEVGDPLALRFEILDPNSPYEIFVRELVAMDGVDSSEIVLIDADGCPTDHFIMGPLYKSSDSGSGKILLSYFDAFKFPSSEVVQFRALVTPCMPTCEPVQCDQEDASGELRSVHSFGKRRRRRSTKNTSEARDDMLLVQSIQITDKFGFGAQQASPEMNPTDTTAFSIKHHDYNIDSLCVNLFGVIISCLVFLTVQVAVLIAWAYVWNKKRNVDKYHQQDGLSVSMSIPVGRTDSMCKLYDTGYAKRY, encoded by the exons ACAAGGCCAGCATGAGCGCGCTGTGCGCGTGCTTCATGATGCTGACGATGGCGTCAGCCACTTCTTTGCAAGACTGCGAGGCTGACATGACGGGGTTCGAGCTGGTTACCGGGTACGTGTTCACGGCACCCGATGACTTGCTGGACAGCATACCCGGCACGCTGATGTTGACCGACTGCCTGGAGGCATGCCAAACCAACGACACATGCGAATCGGTCAATTACGAGACCGGTCTGTGCGTGATGTTCTCGTCGAACGCCGACGCATATCCAG GAGCGTTGAGCAAGTCACAGTTTCCGGTGTTTACGATATACGCACAAAAGACATGTTTGGGTATAAAACCATGTGAACGAGCCTGGTGTTTCGACCGAGTGCAGGGTTACAAGCTCAAAGGGTTTGGCAAGAAGAAGCTAGCCGCAACGTCGAGGCAAGACTGCTTGGAACTGTGTCTAGGCGAAAGAGAATTTTCTTGTCG aTCGGCAAACTACAACAACGGTACGGCGGAATGCGATATGTCTGACATGGACAGGCTGACGGTGGCCGGTCAGGGGGCGTTCGAACCAGCTGCTGGCATTGACTACTTGGAAAACAACTGCGTGGACGAGCCGGTCAAGCTGTGCGAGTTCAAAAAGTTCCCAGGCCGAATACTGAAGACCGTCGATTCCGTATACCAGGACGTTGGTTCTCTGGAAGACTGTCGGGAACTGTGCCTCAACTCGCCGTACAGGTGTCATTCGTACGATTACGGCGATACCGGCGAGCTCGTGTGCCGTCTCAGCCACCATTCCAGGGCCACGTTGGCAGACATACAG gaCCCCTACTTAGAAGTTCCAGAAGCTTCCACTTATGAGCTCAACTCTTGTTACAATATAAGCATCGAGTGCCGTTCAGGAGACATGGTAGCTAGGATTAAGACCAGCAAATTATTCAATGGCAAGATATATGCGAAAGGAAATCCAAACTCTTGTGTTCAAGATGTACGCGGAAGTTTGGACTTCGAACTCGAAATGGCTTACGACGATGTGGAATGTAACGTAAAACAACAAGGCCTAGGAAGATATATGAATGACGTAATTATCCAACACCACGACACCATAATCACCAGTTCCGATCTTGGTGTGGCCATCACGTGCCAATACGACTTGACCAACAAAACAGTTTCGAATGAAGTAGATCTGGGCATACAGGGCGATTTGAAACCAGCCATGACGGAGGAAGTTATCGTGGACTCACCGAACGTCGCCATGAAGATTACAGACCGACAAGGGGCTGATGTTAAACCTTCGGCCGAAGTGGGAGATCCGCTGGCACTTCGATTCGAAATATTGGACCCGAACAGCCCGTACGAAATATTTGTCAGAGAACTGGTAGCTATGGATGGTGTAGATTCTAGTGAAATCGTGCTGATTGACGCTGATGGATGTCCGACCGACCACTTTATCATGGGCCCTCTTTACAAATCATCGGACTCAGGAAGCGGAAAG attctCTTATCATACTTCGATGCATTTAAATTCCCATCATCTGAAGTGGTCCAATTCAGAGCCTTGGTCACTCCTTGTATGCCCACCTGCGAACCCGTTCAGTGCGACCAAGAAGACGCTTCAGGAGAACTCAGATCCGTACACTCGTTCGGAAAGAGGAGGCGGCGAAGGTCGACCAAGAATACATCAGAAGCTAGAGACGACATGTTACTAGTGCAGAGCATTCAAATCACCGACAAATTCGGATTCGGCGCGCAACAGGCATCGCCGGAAATGAATCCCACGGACACGACGGCTTTCAGCATAAAGCACCACGACTACAACATCGATAGTTTATGTGTTAATTTGTTCGGTGTTATAATATCGTGCCTAGTGTTTCTGACCGTTCAAGTTGCCGTGCTAATAGCGTGGGCGTATGTTTGGAACAAAAAGAGAAACGTCGACAAGTACCATCAACAGGATGGGCTGTCCGTGAGTATGAGCATACCGGTGGGACGGACGGACAGCATGTGCAAGCTGTACGATACGGGGTACGCAAAACGATACTAA